Proteins co-encoded in one Bacillus sp. FSL H8-0547 genomic window:
- a CDS encoding multidrug resistance efflux transporter family protein produces MKEIGIGIIASMFFAVTFILNRSMELAGGSWLWSSSLRFLFMIPFLALIVFLRKNSRQLFSEMKAQPSKWILWSFTGFVLFYAPITFAAAYGPGWLVAGTWQLTIVAGTLLAPLFYESSEGVKNRRKIPLPALFFSVIIFSGVVLIQMKHASGAGSWALLAGVLPVAAAAFAYPLGNRKMMEVCGGRLDTFQRVLGMTLASTPFWVILAVCGYVFTGPPSSAQVVQSFIVAVSSGVIATTLFFIATDRSRHDEGKLASVEATQSTQVLFVFAGEMVLFSSPFPGGMTLAGIGLIIAGMFMHSYFNEGRLRKIFYSRAAKNL; encoded by the coding sequence ATGAAAGAAATTGGAATAGGCATCATTGCCTCCATGTTTTTTGCTGTAACGTTTATCTTGAACCGGTCCATGGAGCTTGCAGGCGGCAGCTGGCTCTGGAGTTCATCGCTGAGGTTTTTATTTATGATTCCGTTTTTGGCTCTGATTGTTTTTCTTCGAAAAAACAGCAGACAGCTTTTCTCTGAAATGAAGGCACAGCCTTCTAAGTGGATCCTTTGGAGCTTCACAGGGTTTGTCCTTTTTTATGCGCCCATCACATTTGCCGCTGCTTACGGGCCCGGCTGGCTTGTAGCGGGTACATGGCAGCTGACCATTGTAGCCGGCACATTGCTTGCCCCGCTTTTTTATGAAAGCTCAGAAGGGGTGAAAAACAGGAGGAAAATCCCTCTGCCTGCCCTGTTCTTTTCTGTTATCATTTTTTCAGGAGTCGTTCTCATTCAAATGAAGCATGCATCAGGAGCTGGAAGCTGGGCCCTTTTGGCGGGTGTTCTTCCGGTTGCTGCCGCAGCGTTTGCTTATCCGCTCGGGAACAGGAAGATGATGGAGGTATGCGGAGGGAGGCTTGATACATTTCAGAGAGTGCTCGGCATGACACTGGCAAGCACTCCGTTTTGGGTCATCCTGGCAGTATGCGGGTATGTTTTCACCGGTCCTCCCTCATCCGCTCAGGTCGTACAGTCCTTTATCGTCGCCGTCAGTTCAGGTGTGATCGCAACGACTCTGTTTTTTATTGCAACGGACAGGTCACGCCATGATGAAGGCAAGCTTGCATCTGTTGAAGCTACTCAATCAACCCAGGTCCTTTTCGTTTTTGCAGGTGAAATGGTTCTTTTTTCAAGTCCATTTCCAGGAGGCATGACCCTTGCCGGAATCGGACTGATTATCGCCGGGATGTTTATGCACAGTTATTTTAATGAAGGCCGTTTGAGAAAAATCTTCTATTCACGTGCAGCTAAAAACCTTTGA
- a CDS encoding transporter substrate-binding domain-containing protein has protein sequence MAFAFMLAGCGSSQEKQEEKTAWDTIKEEGKLKVATSGTLYPASYHDSETNELTGFEVEVVKEMAKRMDLEAEFSEMAFDGMLTSVQSGKVDLAANDITMTVERKEKFDFSVPYKHSYGTAMVRKDDLSGIKSLEDLKGKKAAGEATTTYMAVAREYGAEEVIYDNATNDQYLRDVSTGRTDVILNDYYLQRLAVAAFPDLNITIHPDIKFNPVSQGIIMKKDSDELKKEIDAVLNEMLEDGTIAKISKQFFDGADVSKETDADFK, from the coding sequence ATGGCATTTGCATTTATGCTTGCCGGCTGCGGCAGTTCTCAGGAGAAACAGGAAGAAAAAACAGCCTGGGACACAATTAAAGAAGAAGGCAAGCTGAAAGTAGCAACTTCCGGCACTCTTTATCCTGCTTCCTATCATGATTCAGAAACAAATGAGCTGACTGGATTTGAAGTGGAAGTGGTCAAAGAAATGGCGAAACGCATGGATCTCGAAGCTGAATTTTCAGAAATGGCGTTTGACGGTATGCTGACGTCTGTTCAAAGCGGCAAAGTTGATCTTGCTGCAAATGATATTACGATGACTGTTGAGCGGAAAGAAAAGTTCGACTTCTCAGTACCTTATAAACACTCATACGGGACAGCTATGGTACGGAAGGATGACCTTTCCGGCATAAAATCGCTAGAGGACCTGAAAGGGAAAAAAGCAGCAGGAGAAGCAACAACAACTTATATGGCTGTAGCCCGCGAGTACGGAGCTGAGGAAGTCATTTATGACAATGCAACAAATGATCAGTACTTGCGTGATGTGTCAACCGGAAGAACGGATGTCATTTTAAATGATTACTATCTTCAGCGATTGGCTGTTGCTGCTTTTCCAGATTTGAACATTACTATTCATCCTGACATCAAATTCAATCCTGTCAGCCAGGGCATCATTATGAAAAAAGACAGTGACGAGCTGAAAAAAGAAATTGATGCGGTACTGAACGAAATGCTTGAGGACGGAACGATCGCCAAAATCTCAAAGCAATTTTTTGATGGAGCAGATGTTTCAAAAGAAACAGATGCTGATTTTAAGTAG
- a CDS encoding DUF2164 domain-containing protein, which translates to MTVFIQFTKEQKMMMIEDIQRYYYQENGDEIGELAAENLLEFIKESIGPHFYNQAVKDAKNLVEQRMQSMEEDLYALERSVKR; encoded by the coding sequence ATGACCGTGTTTATTCAATTTACGAAAGAACAGAAGATGATGATGATTGAAGATATTCAGCGTTATTATTATCAGGAAAATGGAGATGAAATTGGTGAACTAGCAGCTGAAAATCTGCTCGAATTCATTAAAGAATCCATCGGTCCCCATTTTTATAATCAGGCTGTCAAAGATGCGAAAAATCTTGTCGAACAGAGAATGCAGTCTATGGAGGAGGATTTGTACGCTCTTGAACGGTCTGTGAAAAGGTAG
- a CDS encoding n-acetylglutamate synthase — protein sequence MINYNNRRFAAVSNSDNGEVSSKTIFIYKQEGNILSGSYEGGEILKGSLMGLVKEDGSLEFSYHHINDKNQIRGGRCFSAPEKLADGRIRLMERWQWTDEERTEGESVIEEFLPCTQNF from the coding sequence ATGATAAATTACAATAACCGCCGTTTTGCGGCTGTATCAAACTCTGATAATGGGGAAGTTTCATCAAAGACGATTTTTATTTACAAGCAGGAAGGAAACATTCTGTCAGGGTCATATGAGGGAGGGGAAATCCTGAAAGGGTCGCTGATGGGGCTGGTAAAGGAAGACGGATCCCTTGAGTTCAGCTATCATCATATTAATGATAAGAATCAGATCAGGGGAGGCCGCTGCTTTTCTGCACCTGAAAAGCTGGCTGACGGAAGAATCCGTCTTATGGAAAGATGGCAGTGGACGGATGAGGAGCGGACTGAGGGAGAGTCTGTCATTGAAGAATTCCTTCCTTGTACACAAAATTTCTGA
- a CDS encoding amino acid ABC transporter permease yields the protein MDAIQWEYLFDWELAVKSFPFVIKGIWNTLLISLLSMGIGLVLGFFLALARTSKSPVLSLPARIYISFMRGVPILVILFILYFGFPIIGIEFTAVTAALIGFSLNSSAYMAEINRSALASVDKGQWEAASSLGMSYWQTMRGIILPQAFRIALPPLSNVLLDLTKASSLAAMITVPELFQQAKIVGGRELDYMTMYILVAFIYWGICSLLTLFQNYLERRYEYLL from the coding sequence ATGGATGCGATCCAATGGGAATACCTCTTTGACTGGGAGCTTGCCGTCAAGTCCTTTCCTTTTGTTATAAAAGGAATCTGGAACACGTTGCTTATTTCCCTTCTCAGCATGGGCATTGGCTTGGTGCTCGGTTTTTTTCTCGCATTAGCAAGAACGTCCAAGTCTCCTGTCCTAAGCTTGCCTGCGAGAATCTACATTTCATTTATGCGCGGCGTTCCGATTCTGGTGATTCTGTTTATCCTGTATTTCGGATTTCCGATTATCGGAATTGAATTTACAGCGGTAACCGCAGCGCTGATCGGCTTCAGTCTTAACAGTTCTGCCTATATGGCTGAAATCAATCGCTCAGCACTTGCATCTGTGGACAAGGGGCAGTGGGAAGCAGCTAGTTCTCTTGGAATGTCGTACTGGCAGACAATGAGAGGCATCATTCTCCCTCAAGCGTTTAGAATAGCGCTTCCGCCTCTGTCGAATGTGCTCCTCGATTTAACAAAAGCCTCATCTTTAGCAGCTATGATTACGGTGCCTGAGCTGTTCCAGCAGGCAAAAATTGTAGGAGGAAGAGAGCTTGATTATATGACGATGTATATTCTCGTCGCATTCATCTACTGGGGGATTTGCTCCCTGCTTACTCTGTTTCAAAATTATCTTGAGAGAAGATATGAATACCTGCTTTAA